The genomic segment GTGGGTAGGACCTTCAGAGTCTCCACAGGGCTAGCACCTCCCCCAACGAAAAGTGAGCCATTCTTACCTCTGGAGGTGTTACTTGGTGTGGCCACAAGCTCATAGCTGGAGAAGCCCACCTCTGGGGACATCAGGTAGGAACTGAACTGTTCTGGCTTCAGCTGGATTCGAAAGTAGTTCTTATAGATTGTTTCCTGGGGAAACAGGAAAGTGGAGGGTCACATTTAGCTCACCATCTCTTTCCCTGGCCAAGAATGACATCCTTTTCTCTTTGCCCAGCAAGtctgagctgggtatggtggtccACACCAGCCATCTCaggtacttaggaggctgaagcaggaggatgaagagttcaataccagcctgcAATACAGAGCCAGTTCAGGCCAGCAGCTTAGCTaggatcaaaataaaaaaagggctgaccaggtggttgctggcaccatgcctctgatcccagcctggtctacagagcaaattccaggacagtcaaggctacacagaaaaaccctgtctagaaaaacaaaataaatcgaacccccaaaacaaatgggctggggctgtagctcattGGTTGAGAGATCACTTTCCCTGCCATGGGCAAGGTTTGGGTTTAACccccaggaaaataaaaaaaaaaaaaaaaagaaaaaaaacatgactaTCCCATCTCCACAGAAACCCAACTCACCGTGAGAGACTTTCTCCTGCAGTAGGACGACCATGGTTGGGGCTCCAGGACCAGAATGCCCCCAGGGCGCAGATGCCGGTAGATCCGTCGGAACATGCGCTTTAGCCCCTCGTCCCCCCAGTTCAGGTGCACCCACttggtgaggctgaggcagagcacCACATCATACTCAGGTCTTTGGGCATCCACCAGCTCATCTCGGTCCAGGACATAGTTACCCTGAGGGCCAGAGGAGGGCAAAGAGGTCAGGAGGAGGGACGAAGACCACTGGCCCACAACCACCTACAGACTCAGAGACAAAGTCCTACACACAACCTCACGTGGGCCCTGGTGGCCCTCTTCTCTGAGGCTCCTCCTGCCAGCGCCTTCTGTCAGTCTcgttctctcttctccctttcctggtGCCAAACCAAACACACCTAAAAGGGAGCCTGGGCAGATTTAAATCAAACTACTCATCTGAGGGTAACTGGGGAATACTGGAGTGCTCCCAAGACCCCAGCCCAGGGGACCTCATATACACAGGCGGTGGTTCTAAAGACTGAGGGTGGCTCCATATAGGCTCTTCAGTAGGCTCTAATGTTTCAGGCCTACTCTTTCTCCAATGAAGAGAGACTTAGGAAACCTTCTCTGGAAGGTAAACTCATCAATACTCTCCAGGAAGGCATTTTTTCAGGCTAAGCCATGCGCACACATTCCTCTGGATGGGCTAACAACCGCTAGTGGAGAAAGCTAGTGGAGACAGGGACACATGCTCTATCAGGCTGGGAACTCTCCTTTCCTGCTATTCAGAGTCAGCACGGAAAAGACCGAAAGCCAAGCCTGCTGGTTCCTGACCAGTAACTTAAGCAGTGTGTGCTGTATCTAGGGAAACAAAAAGCAGCTGATGCAAATGAGGCCCCTATCAAAGGCCCCAAACTACAAGTATTGGAGTGCCACCAGTCTCCCCCAAAGACACCCAATCTCATGCTCCCTCAGATGTGAGGACAAGGTTCTACCTGGACAGAGCAGTAGAGGTTACTCTCAAGGGAAGGTGGACTGTCTGGATTATAGTCCCCACTGTAAGCAGGGCATGTCAGTCCCCATATTGGGGCTGAGATCCTTGGATTCAGGAGAAAATACCAGATGTTAGAGCCTGAAGGTAGAGATCCCACTTTCCAGGTTATAGGAGAGACAACACACCCAGTAGATTCTCTGCCAATCCATACTGTTCTCTCCAGGAGGTGGTTCTTGTAGGAACAGATGCTGGAATAAACCTCTAGGTCATGACCTTCCCCCCAACACATTCCTATTTAATCTCATCTTCACACTTGGACCCTCTTACCGTGACGAAGACAACATTGTTGGGGAAGACAGATGTGTCCGCTCCATCCAAGGGCACTTGGGGTGCAGCGATTGGACCCCGGCTGGCTGTCAGTGAGGCTGGGAAGCAGCTCCTTTTTCGGACAGTGGcagtcccttcctccccctctgtcCCTGGGTCACCCTCAGAAGTCTGGGCTTGGAGACGAAGCTCCTCGGACAGGTAGTGTCGGATATTTTGGCGGGCAGAGTGGATAAGCCGTGGATCAATGTCCAGCCCAACCATGCGGGCTGGGCCCCACTTGCAGGCAATACTTAGGGTCAGATGGCCAACATTGCAGCCCAGATCTAGGACGTCCCGGCCTTGAAACCACTCTGGCTTCAACACCCTAAGGCGCACGTCCTCACAGGAAGGATTGCGATAGCCATAGTATTTGCAGTAGTTCCCATACTGGAacttttgctgttgctttttgaAGCCAGTTGCAGGTGGTGGGTGGTGATGGCggcctcccccactccctctgccCTTTTCCTTGGAACCCTGGCTTCCACTCCTAGCCCCTGCCTCCGACTTGCTGGAAGTCCTGCGGCGTTTGCGGTGtcgggaggaggaagatgagggtgCAGAGGTAACTGAGGCAGCTGGAGGGGCAGAAAGGGAGCCTGAGGAGCTCTGCAGGGCAGATGGAAGGGGAGACACAACTTCGTCCCTGCAGTTGATGGCTGTGTTGAGTTCATAGGGTTGAGGGGCATCGCGGTTCTGGCCTCTGTGCTGCTGCTGCGTGGCACTCTCCCCTTGGAGTGAGGGGGTGAGAGGGTCAGCGGGCAGCACGGCGTGGCTATCGTTCCCTCCAGAcgcctgctgctgctggtggtgcggTCCACGGTGTCTATGGCGCTTGCGACCGATCTTGAGTGGCGAGGCCAGAACTACATGGGCCTCATCAGTGCAAGTGTTGAGACTGAGCGGGTCAGTGATATCTTTGGGGATGAGGATCTCCACAGGGTCTCGCCCCTTGGCCGGAAGTGGGGATGACTTTGGGGTCTCCGCATTGAGCGCTCTACTTACTTCCTCATCCAGGAGGCTATTCAGGTTCAGTGGATCAAATATATTGCCCCCCAGAAGAAAATTGGAGGGTAACACCGAGTCGCAGTCCGAATTCACCCGCCGGCGCCTCT from the Arvicola amphibius chromosome 10, mArvAmp1.2, whole genome shotgun sequence genome contains:
- the Mepce gene encoding 7SK snRNA methylphosphate capping enzyme, coding for MIEMAAEKEPFLVPAPPPPLKEESGGGGGPEVRSHREAASGEPRDGTERGPGPRAHSAGAAASGGGGPQAQAHGEPHGRATAPADVEEERRGGGGTDLGAPAPPRPRNGYQPHRPPGGGGGKRRNSCNVGGGSGGGFKHPAFKRRRRVNSDCDSVLPSNFLLGGNIFDPLNLNSLLDEEVSRALNAETPKSSPLPAKGRDPVEILIPKDITDPLSLNTCTDEAHVVLASPLKIGRKRHRHRGPHHQQQQASGGNDSHAVLPADPLTPSLQGESATQQQHRGQNRDAPQPYELNTAINCRDEVVSPLPSALQSSSGSLSAPPAASVTSAPSSSSSRHRKRRRTSSKSEAGARSGSQGSKEKGRGSGGGRHHHPPPATGFKKQQQKFQYGNYCKYYGYRNPSCEDVRLRVLKPEWFQGRDVLDLGCNVGHLTLSIACKWGPARMVGLDIDPRLIHSARQNIRHYLSEELRLQAQTSEGDPGTEGEEGTATVRKRSCFPASLTASRGPIAAPQVPLDGADTSVFPNNVVFVTGNYVLDRDELVDAQRPEYDVVLCLSLTKWVHLNWGDEGLKRMFRRIYRHLRPGGILVLEPQPWSSYCRRKSLTETIYKNYFRIQLKPEQFSSYLMSPEVGFSSYELVATPSNTSRGFQRPVYLFHKARSPSH